One genomic window of Mucilaginibacter sp. SJ includes the following:
- a CDS encoding 3-oxoacid CoA-transferase subunit B gives MLDKQGIAKRIAKEIKDGYYVNLGIGIPTLVANYIPDTMDVVLQSENGLLGMGPFPFEGEEDPDTINAGKQTITMLPGSAIFDSAMSFGMIRAKKVNLTILGAMEVSENGDIANWKIPGKMVKGMGGAMDLVASAENIIVAMQHVNKAGESKLLPQCTLPLTGVHCVKKIVTELGVFDVLPEGGFRLIERAPGVSVEEIKQATAGKLIVEGEVPEISSI, from the coding sequence ATGTTAGACAAACAAGGCATCGCAAAGCGAATTGCAAAAGAAATAAAAGACGGTTACTATGTTAACCTCGGCATTGGCATCCCTACGCTGGTAGCCAATTATATACCAGATACCATGGATGTGGTACTACAATCCGAAAATGGTTTATTGGGAATGGGACCCTTTCCTTTTGAAGGGGAGGAAGACCCGGATACCATCAACGCGGGCAAACAAACCATTACTATGCTGCCCGGCTCGGCCATATTTGATTCGGCCATGAGTTTTGGGATGATCAGGGCTAAAAAGGTAAACCTTACTATCCTTGGCGCTATGGAAGTATCAGAAAACGGAGATATCGCCAACTGGAAAATCCCCGGTAAAATGGTTAAAGGTATGGGCGGCGCGATGGATCTGGTGGCATCGGCCGAAAATATCATTGTAGCCATGCAGCACGTAAACAAAGCAGGCGAATCAAAGTTGCTGCCTCAGTGTACCCTTCCCCTCACCGGTGTGCACTGCGTTAAAAAAATCGTGACGGAGCTGGGTGTATTTGACGTTTTGCCCGAAGGTGGTTTCAGGCTTATTGAAAGGGCTCCGGGCGTAAGTGTTGAAGAAATTAAACAGGCTACCGCAGGGAAATTGATTGTTGAGGGGGAGGTGCCGGAGATTTCCTCAATTTGA
- a CDS encoding YitT family protein, whose protein sequence is MKAINTIKDSANIGLGILSAAFGLKGFLLSSHFIDGGATGVSMLISDITSIPISILIFVINVPFLWLGYRKLGLWFAIKSTGAIALLSLCLALVSFPDVTHDKLLTAVFGGVFIGTGSGLAMRGGAVLDGTEIAAVLVSKKTQLLKVSDFILLLNVLIFGVAASVLGVEPAMYSILTYMAAAKMIDFLLNGIEQYSGITVISTKSDAIRRAITVTLGRGVTIYQGKSGYGKDGHVNDPRDIVFTVATRLEIPSLKQTILRIDPKAFIVQQSIDDTTGGLLKRKKLH, encoded by the coding sequence ATGAAGGCAATCAACACCATCAAGGATTCAGCTAATATCGGACTCGGGATTTTATCAGCAGCTTTTGGCCTTAAGGGTTTTTTACTTTCAAGCCATTTTATCGACGGAGGGGCCACCGGGGTTTCCATGCTGATATCTGATATAACCTCTATTCCTATATCGATATTGATCTTTGTTATCAATGTTCCTTTCTTGTGGCTTGGTTATCGCAAGCTTGGGCTTTGGTTCGCGATTAAAAGCACGGGGGCCATTGCGCTTTTATCGCTTTGCCTGGCATTGGTCAGCTTTCCGGATGTTACTCATGATAAATTGCTTACCGCGGTATTCGGCGGTGTATTTATTGGTACCGGCAGCGGGTTGGCCATGCGCGGCGGAGCTGTGCTTGATGGCACTGAAATAGCCGCCGTACTGGTAAGTAAAAAAACGCAGCTGCTTAAGGTGAGCGATTTTATTTTGCTGCTTAACGTTTTGATATTTGGGGTTGCAGCCTCGGTACTGGGCGTTGAACCGGCCATGTATTCGATATTAACCTATATGGCCGCCGCCAAAATGATCGACTTTTTGCTGAACGGCATCGAACAATACTCGGGTATTACCGTGATCTCGACCAAAAGCGATGCGATACGGAGGGCGATAACGGTTACGCTTGGTAGGGGTGTTACCATTTACCAGGGGAAAAGTGGTTATGGAAAAGACGGTCATGTGAATGATCCCCGTGATATTGTTTTCACAGTGGCTACCCGTTTGGAAATTCCATCATTAAAACAAACTATTCTTCGTATCGATCCCAAGGCCTTTATTGTACAGCAAAGTATTGATGACACTACAGGCGGGTTGTTGAAGCGCAAGAAACTACATTAA
- a CDS encoding aspartate kinase, whose amino-acid sequence MLVFKFGGASVKDAAGVTNLANVVKQYTDQQLLIVISAMGKTTNALEKLTKAYMEQTDDMHEIFNQVKEYHYNILSGLFEPGHPVFDEVANTFVEIDWAIEDEPHDSYDFVYDQIVSIGELVSTRIINAYLNQAGLKSKWLDVRGYVHTDNTYREGIVDWDKTKASISKDLPTLLEKSIVVTQGFLGGTSENFTTTLGREGSDYTASIFAACLGAESVTAWKDVPGILNADPRFFADTVKFDELSYTEAIEMTYYGASVIHPKTIKPLQNARIPLLVKPFTDPSAPGTIIKEDGHNQFTKPVIILKQNQVLLSVSGKDYSFITEDHLSDVFRLFAQNNVKVNVMQTSALSFSVCFDLNEERFEKLLSGLKQDFKVKYNEGLTLITVRHDGVNTIKQLTEGKTILLEQISRNTIQVVVK is encoded by the coding sequence ATGCTTGTTTTTAAATTCGGAGGGGCATCAGTTAAAGATGCTGCGGGTGTTACCAACCTTGCTAATGTTGTAAAACAATATACTGATCAACAATTGCTCATCGTGATATCGGCCATGGGCAAAACCACCAACGCGCTGGAGAAGCTTACCAAAGCCTACATGGAGCAAACCGATGATATGCATGAGATCTTTAACCAAGTCAAAGAGTATCATTACAACATTCTGAGCGGATTATTTGAACCGGGGCACCCTGTATTTGATGAAGTTGCCAATACCTTTGTGGAGATTGACTGGGCCATTGAGGATGAGCCACACGATAGCTATGATTTTGTATATGATCAGATCGTATCCATCGGTGAGCTGGTGTCAACCCGAATAATTAACGCCTACCTGAACCAGGCTGGGCTCAAAAGTAAATGGCTTGATGTACGCGGATATGTGCATACAGATAATACCTACAGGGAAGGCATAGTTGACTGGGATAAAACTAAAGCAAGTATCAGCAAGGATCTTCCAACCTTACTTGAAAAAAGTATTGTTGTAACCCAAGGCTTTTTAGGTGGTACCTCCGAAAATTTTACCACCACGCTTGGCCGCGAAGGGTCTGATTACACAGCATCTATATTTGCAGCTTGCTTAGGTGCCGAATCGGTTACCGCCTGGAAAGATGTTCCGGGCATCCTGAACGCCGATCCGAGATTTTTTGCTGATACGGTTAAATTTGATGAGCTCTCCTATACGGAAGCCATCGAAATGACCTATTACGGGGCCAGTGTCATCCACCCAAAAACTATCAAGCCGTTACAGAATGCACGGATCCCATTGCTGGTAAAGCCCTTTACAGATCCATCAGCACCAGGCACCATAATTAAAGAGGATGGACATAATCAGTTTACAAAACCGGTGATCATTTTGAAGCAGAACCAGGTATTGCTATCAGTATCAGGCAAGGATTACTCGTTTATAACGGAAGATCACCTAAGCGATGTGTTTCGCCTTTTTGCTCAAAATAATGTTAAGGTAAATGTGATGCAAACTTCCGCATTAAGTTTTTCAGTTTGTTTCGACCTGAACGAAGAACGTTTTGAAAAGCTGTTAAGTGGTCTTAAGCAGGATTTTAAAGTGAAGTATAATGAGGGTTTAACACTCATTACTGTACGCCATGATGGGGTAAATACTATTAAGCAACTAACAGAAGGTAAAACTATTTTGTTGGAGCAAATTAGCAGGAATACGATACAGGTGGTGGTTAAGTAA
- a CDS encoding DUF3298 and DUF4163 domain-containing protein: MKNLCLAFFLAMGLSSCQWGVPNKIPEKSFDTLRYAYKVIKARAADCGAKADSACTVVKINYPVFDSAKTLNDTVTRKLTLMFATDGRPDTSLELMSKKFLKSYDDFRKTDLRSGMFFTLDDSVKVIHQDSSLTTLEVRGYSYTGGAHGSTSVGFINWDTKAGKNLKLDDVLVEGYHDKLNAVAEKIFRKNEKLSDTASLATNYFFKDNKFALNTNFSITPLGIKFLYNQYDIKPYAAGITELFIPYAQIKSLVQPGSVVSQFIK; the protein is encoded by the coding sequence ATGAAAAATCTGTGCCTGGCGTTTTTTCTGGCGATGGGATTATCATCGTGCCAGTGGGGCGTTCCTAATAAAATTCCCGAGAAGTCATTTGATACCCTGCGTTATGCTTATAAAGTTATCAAAGCACGGGCGGCAGATTGCGGTGCTAAGGCCGATAGCGCCTGTACGGTAGTGAAAATTAACTACCCAGTTTTTGACAGCGCAAAAACTTTAAATGATACCGTAACCCGTAAGCTTACATTGATGTTTGCTACGGATGGAAGGCCCGACACCAGCCTGGAGCTGATGAGCAAAAAGTTCCTGAAATCATATGATGATTTCAGGAAGACTGACCTGCGGTCGGGAATGTTTTTTACGCTGGATGATTCCGTTAAGGTAATCCACCAGGATTCGAGCTTAACAACGCTCGAAGTGCGGGGTTATTCATATACCGGCGGCGCTCATGGCAGCACATCTGTCGGCTTTATAAACTGGGATACCAAAGCCGGTAAAAACCTCAAACTTGATGATGTGCTTGTTGAAGGGTATCATGATAAATTAAATGCCGTTGCCGAAAAGATCTTCAGAAAGAATGAAAAATTAAGTGATACCGCATCTCTCGCCACCAATTATTTTTTTAAGGATAACAAATTCGCGCTCAATACTAATTTTTCCATTACGCCACTTGGGATTAAATTTTTGTACAATCAGTATGACATTAAACCATACGCGGCCGGTATTACCGAATTGTTTATTCCATACGCACAGATCAAATCATTAGTACAGCCGGGTTCGGTTGTAAGTCAATTCATTAAATAA
- a CDS encoding DUF4296 domain-containing protein encodes MHKYITLFFSAALFLCACNGKSIPNDVLKPDAMVAVLTEMHIIDGSLYNTTQIPDSLYKYGAGKYIAMFQRLHTDTAHFNRSMRYYAMQPDKLLAIYDQVDIKIKSKTDSLAKVQTEQSKATRKLDSLKNLNIKTKIDSARKTHPHENTEARKADSLKNLKTKLKTDSAGRFHPRKSKRARKADSLKNLKS; translated from the coding sequence ATGCATAAATATATAACCTTGTTTTTTTCTGCAGCACTTTTTTTATGTGCCTGCAATGGCAAAAGTATTCCCAACGACGTCCTCAAACCCGACGCCATGGTAGCGGTTTTAACCGAAATGCACATCATCGACGGCAGCCTGTATAATACTACGCAGATACCCGATAGTTTGTATAAATACGGCGCGGGTAAATATATTGCCATGTTTCAGCGCCTGCATACCGATACCGCGCATTTTAACCGCAGCATGCGGTACTACGCCATGCAGCCCGATAAACTGCTGGCCATTTATGACCAGGTGGATATAAAAATTAAAAGTAAAACCGATTCGCTTGCCAAAGTGCAAACAGAACAGAGCAAGGCTACGCGTAAGCTCGATTCGTTAAAAAACTTAAATATTAAAACTAAAATAGATTCGGCAAGGAAAACTCATCCGCATGAAAACACGGAAGCCCGCAAAGCCGATTCATTGAAAAATTTAAAAACTAAACTAAAAACCGACTCGGCCGGGAGATTCCATCCCCGCAAAAGCAAGAGAGCCCGCAAAGCCGACTCGTTAAAAAACTTAAAGTCATAA
- a CDS encoding SGNH/GDSL hydrolase family protein, with translation MRRLYFLVLFIAFTGSITSCLAQNIILKSKDQRIRYTGRINQTDEAAELYWTGSSLKINFDGTGASAVMQDERGENYFTIIVDDKVVNTIHLDNTKQAYTLAENLPAGKHTLELFKRTEWDKGKTFFYQFTLAKEANALTAPEAKKRKIEFFGNSITCGYADEDTTGQDRGTAPYENGYLSYAALTARHFDAQYVCTSKSGIGITVSWFPLIMPEMYNRLDPTDPTSTWNFKKYTPDVVVINLFQNDSWIVNQPNNPQFKERFGSKAPEPEQIIKAYKEFVKSIRKVYPKAQIICALGSMDATKAGSPWPGYIEKAVAALNDKEIYTHFIPYKNTPGHPSLKEQQAMADDLIAFMEKTVKW, from the coding sequence ATGCGCAGATTATATTTTCTTGTACTTTTCATTGCATTTACCGGTTCAATAACAAGCTGTCTTGCTCAAAATATTATTTTAAAGAGCAAAGATCAGCGCATCCGTTACACCGGGCGGATCAATCAAACCGATGAAGCTGCCGAACTATACTGGACGGGTTCATCCTTAAAAATCAACTTTGATGGAACAGGCGCATCGGCTGTGATGCAGGATGAACGGGGCGAAAACTATTTTACCATCATTGTTGATGACAAGGTTGTAAACACCATTCACCTTGATAATACCAAACAGGCTTATACCCTTGCCGAAAATCTGCCTGCGGGCAAGCACACCCTCGAGCTGTTTAAACGTACCGAATGGGACAAAGGCAAAACCTTTTTTTATCAGTTTACCTTGGCCAAAGAAGCCAACGCATTAACTGCACCAGAGGCTAAAAAACGTAAGATCGAATTTTTCGGCAACTCCATTACCTGCGGTTATGCCGATGAGGACACCACCGGGCAGGATCGTGGCACCGCCCCTTATGAAAACGGCTACCTGAGCTATGCTGCCCTAACTGCCCGTCACTTTGATGCCCAGTATGTTTGCACCTCTAAAAGTGGTATTGGCATTACAGTAAGCTGGTTCCCGCTCATTATGCCCGAAATGTATAACCGCCTTGATCCAACAGACCCAACAAGCACCTGGAATTTCAAGAAGTATACGCCCGATGTGGTAGTGATCAACTTGTTTCAAAATGATTCGTGGATCGTAAACCAACCCAACAATCCACAGTTTAAAGAGCGCTTTGGCAGTAAAGCCCCCGAGCCGGAGCAGATCATTAAAGCTTATAAAGAGTTTGTAAAAAGCATCCGCAAGGTATATCCTAAAGCACAGATCATTTGCGCGCTTGGCAGCATGGATGCAACCAAAGCAGGTTCGCCATGGCCTGGTTATATCGAAAAGGCCGTTGCTGCTTTAAATGATAAAGAAATTTATACCCATTTTATCCCGTATAAAAACACCCCGGGTCACCCGAGCCTGAAAGAGCAGCAAGCTATGGCCGATGATTTGATCGCTTTTATGGAGAAGACGGTTAAGTGGTAA
- a CDS encoding superinfection immunity protein gives MNFIFGIAGMIGMAIAALLYFIPAIIAREKADFKLIFLLNLFLGWTIIGWIWALIWSFEKEKEPLSYYRAGYPGYTTEKALKLHELYKQFDAGVITKADYDKALKEILGDLS, from the coding sequence ATGAATTTCATATTTGGCATTGCTGGGATGATAGGCATGGCAATAGCCGCACTGCTGTATTTTATACCCGCTATAATAGCCCGCGAAAAAGCCGACTTTAAATTGATCTTCCTGTTAAACCTGTTTTTGGGCTGGACCATTATCGGCTGGATCTGGGCGCTTATTTGGTCGTTTGAAAAAGAAAAAGAACCATTAAGCTACTATAGAGCCGGCTATCCCGGTTATACTACCGAAAAAGCTCTGAAGCTGCATGAACTATACAAACAATTTGATGCCGGGGTTATTACCAAAGCCGATTACGACAAAGCACTAAAAGAGATTTTAGGCGATCTGTCTTAA
- a CDS encoding CoA transferase subunit A — MNKVVSGADEAIRDITDGMTLMLGGFGLCGLPENCIAALVKKGVKQLTCISNNAGVDDFGIGLMLKQRQVKKMISSYVGENAEFERQLLSGELEVELIPQGTLATRCMAAGYGMPAIFTPAGIGTEVAEGKEVRNFNGKDYLMEMAFNADFAIVKAWKGDTMGNLVYRSTARNFNPVMAMAGKVTIAEVEELVQPGELDPDHIHTPGIYVHRIFKGSNYEKRIEHATVRSKN; from the coding sequence ATGAATAAAGTAGTTAGTGGTGCCGACGAGGCCATCCGCGACATTACCGACGGTATGACCCTCATGCTGGGCGGCTTCGGCTTATGCGGATTGCCCGAAAATTGTATTGCCGCCCTGGTAAAAAAGGGGGTTAAGCAACTCACCTGTATCTCCAATAATGCCGGGGTTGATGACTTCGGTATCGGCCTGATGCTGAAGCAGCGCCAGGTAAAAAAAATGATCTCATCGTACGTGGGCGAAAACGCCGAATTTGAACGCCAGTTACTAAGCGGCGAGCTTGAAGTTGAACTGATACCCCAAGGTACGCTGGCTACCCGCTGTATGGCCGCCGGTTACGGTATGCCTGCCATATTCACCCCTGCGGGTATTGGCACCGAAGTGGCCGAAGGCAAAGAAGTGCGCAACTTTAACGGTAAAGATTATTTAATGGAGATGGCTTTTAATGCCGACTTCGCCATTGTAAAAGCCTGGAAAGGCGATACTATGGGCAACCTGGTATATCGCTCTACCGCGCGTAATTTTAACCCGGTAATGGCTATGGCCGGTAAGGTAACCATTGCCGAAGTAGAAGAACTGGTACAACCCGGCGAACTTGATCCGGACCATATCCATACACCGGGTATTTATGTACATAGGATTTTTAAGGGTAGTAACTATGAAAAGCGCATAGAGCATGCGACAGTAAGGAGTAAAAACTAA
- a CDS encoding VOC family protein has protein sequence MSLKSIAPMLYTRQVRESVDFYINNLGFTCIGYDEDWGWATVSRDDIEIMLALPVDNASFTVPKFTGSFYIRTDKVDLLWSELKDRAVICYPIEDFNYGMREFGVFDYNGYLLQFGMPIE, from the coding sequence ATGTCTCTAAAATCTATTGCTCCTATGTTATACACCCGGCAGGTACGGGAAAGTGTTGATTTTTACATTAATAACCTTGGTTTTACCTGTATTGGCTATGATGAGGACTGGGGCTGGGCCACGGTAAGCCGTGATGATATCGAGATCATGTTAGCTTTGCCTGTTGATAATGCATCGTTCACCGTGCCCAAATTTACCGGCTCGTTTTATATCCGGACAGATAAAGTTGATCTATTGTGGAGCGAACTGAAAGACAGGGCGGTGATTTGCTACCCCATTGAAGATTTTAATTACGGCATGCGCGAATTTGGAGTGTTTGATTATAATGGCTACCTGCTGCAGTTTGGGATGCCGATTGAATGA
- a CDS encoding GNAT family N-acetyltransferase, producing MNNTENKIESQPPLQGAGALIIREAIQTDCPRLMELVHELALYEKAPDEVTVTLQHFEETGFGPNPVWKAFVAEVDGVVVGFALYYVRYSTWKGSRMYLEDLIVTEEMRGKKIGKLLFDRLLREAKEKGFSGMVWQVLDWNEPAINFYNKYGANIEAGWLNASLSKEQLLNY from the coding sequence ATGAATAATACAGAAAATAAAATTGAAAGTCAGCCCCCTCTTCAGGGGGCCGGGGCATTAATTATAAGGGAAGCTATTCAAACCGACTGTCCGCGCCTGATGGAGCTGGTGCATGAGCTTGCCCTCTATGAAAAAGCCCCGGACGAGGTTACCGTAACCTTGCAGCATTTTGAAGAAACCGGGTTTGGCCCTAACCCGGTATGGAAAGCTTTTGTGGCCGAAGTTGACGGCGTTGTGGTTGGTTTTGCCTTGTACTATGTTCGCTACTCCACCTGGAAAGGCTCCCGCATGTACCTGGAAGACCTGATCGTAACCGAAGAGATGCGCGGCAAGAAGATCGGCAAACTGCTTTTCGACAGGCTGCTCCGGGAAGCTAAAGAGAAAGGTTTCAGCGGTATGGTTTGGCAGGTGCTCGACTGGAATGAACCGGCCATTAACTTTTACAATAAGTACGGCGCGAATATTGAGGCGGGCTGGTTAAATGCTTCGCTTTCAAAAGAGCAGTTGTTAAACTACTAA
- a CDS encoding endonuclease MutS2, with product MLYPQNSVDKLGFTEIKELIKAHCLSEMGQQMVDKIQVMSNYDQIHKFLSQANEFKNILVNDEALPIQHFFDIKSLANKARIEGVFLSEEEFYQVQASLTTVFAVIAYFNEREGLYPNLEALFEHLPIEKAILKKIDAVIDQKGKIRPNASRELMEITTGIAKAEQEARKKIDMVFKNATSNGWAADGSLTVRDGRLVIPLLAENKRKLKGFVHDESASGQTVYIEPEEVFVLNNRIRDLEFERRREIVKILTALTTELRPYVPLLLSYHGLLTKLDFVRAKALFAIDIEAEMPQVINEARVKLYNARHPLLFLNFKAEKKTVVPLNMQIDEGTRIIVVSGPNAGGKSVCMKTVGLLQMMVQAGLLIPADEASVVGVFKQLFVDIGDDQSIESDLSTYSAHLSKMKNFVEQSNGKTLILIDEFGTGTDPQFGGPIAEAVLESLNQKKVKGMVTTHYSNLKIFASNTEGIENASMLFNNIEMRPLYQLEIGKPGSSYAFEIAQKIGLPQNVLNLAKNKISEGQKKVDTLLVDLEREKRSIFETKQKLDKQQRKVNELLAENEKLKNYLEENQRSLIKEAKDQAKNIILNANKLVENTISEIKSSNADKEKTRQLRENLNVELKKNTVKTEAPKPTAPVDEELKPGDWVKLTDSETTGQVIEIIKENVVIAIGDLRTVAKKKRVIKVSKSSVPKEIRRNFSSHTNDMASFSPEIDVRGQRTEDALHAIEKLFDRALMMGFNNLKIIHGKGDGILRKMIRQYLKKYEQVDRMEDEHADRGGDGITYVYLK from the coding sequence ATGCTTTACCCCCAAAACAGTGTAGATAAGCTGGGTTTTACCGAGATAAAAGAACTGATAAAAGCACATTGCCTGAGCGAAATGGGTCAACAGATGGTTGACAAGATCCAGGTGATGAGCAATTACGACCAGATCCATAAATTCCTGAGCCAGGCAAACGAATTTAAGAATATCCTGGTTAATGATGAGGCCCTGCCCATCCAGCATTTTTTCGATATAAAGTCCCTTGCCAATAAAGCCCGTATAGAGGGCGTTTTTTTAAGCGAAGAAGAGTTTTACCAGGTTCAGGCTTCGTTAACCACGGTATTTGCCGTAATTGCCTATTTTAACGAGCGTGAAGGCCTGTACCCTAACCTTGAGGCCCTTTTTGAGCACCTGCCTATTGAAAAGGCGATCCTTAAAAAGATAGACGCCGTGATTGATCAGAAAGGCAAGATCAGGCCCAATGCTTCGCGCGAGCTGATGGAAATTACCACAGGCATTGCCAAAGCCGAGCAGGAAGCCCGCAAAAAAATTGATATGGTTTTTAAAAATGCCACATCAAACGGCTGGGCTGCCGATGGTTCTTTAACTGTACGTGATGGCAGGCTGGTGATCCCCCTGCTGGCCGAAAACAAACGCAAACTGAAAGGCTTTGTGCATGACGAGTCGGCCTCTGGCCAAACAGTTTATATTGAGCCCGAAGAAGTTTTTGTGCTCAATAACCGCATCCGCGACCTGGAATTTGAACGCCGCCGGGAGATAGTAAAAATTCTGACCGCCTTAACTACCGAGTTAAGGCCTTATGTACCTTTGCTGCTCTCCTACCATGGTTTGCTAACCAAGCTTGATTTTGTGCGCGCCAAAGCCCTGTTTGCTATTGATATTGAGGCCGAAATGCCGCAGGTGATAAACGAGGCAAGAGTTAAGCTATACAATGCCCGCCACCCGCTATTGTTCCTGAATTTTAAGGCCGAAAAGAAAACGGTTGTTCCGCTCAATATGCAGATAGACGAAGGTACCCGCATCATCGTGGTATCGGGCCCTAACGCCGGCGGTAAATCTGTTTGTATGAAAACCGTTGGTTTATTACAGATGATGGTGCAGGCTGGTTTACTCATCCCTGCCGATGAAGCCAGTGTTGTAGGTGTATTTAAACAGCTTTTTGTCGATATCGGTGATGACCAGTCGATAGAAAGTGATTTGAGTACGTACAGCGCCCACCTGTCCAAAATGAAAAATTTTGTGGAGCAGTCCAACGGCAAAACCCTGATCCTGATAGACGAGTTTGGCACCGGTACCGATCCGCAATTTGGCGGGCCGATTGCCGAGGCCGTGTTGGAATCGTTGAATCAAAAAAAGGTTAAAGGCATGGTAACCACCCACTACTCCAACCTTAAAATATTTGCCAGCAATACCGAAGGCATTGAAAATGCATCTATGCTGTTCAATAACATTGAGATGAGGCCGCTGTACCAATTGGAGATTGGCAAACCCGGCAGTTCATATGCGTTTGAGATCGCCCAAAAAATAGGCTTGCCGCAAAACGTGCTTAACCTCGCCAAAAACAAAATAAGCGAAGGGCAAAAAAAGGTTGATACCCTGCTGGTTGACCTGGAGCGTGAAAAGCGTTCTATTTTTGAAACCAAACAAAAACTGGACAAACAACAGCGCAAGGTTAATGAGCTGCTGGCCGAAAACGAGAAACTGAAAAACTATCTCGAAGAAAACCAACGCTCGCTCATTAAAGAAGCTAAAGATCAGGCCAAGAATATTATCCTTAACGCCAACAAGCTGGTTGAAAATACCATATCCGAAATTAAGAGCAGCAACGCCGATAAGGAAAAAACCCGCCAGCTGCGCGAAAACCTGAATGTTGAACTTAAAAAGAACACCGTTAAAACTGAGGCGCCAAAACCTACAGCTCCTGTTGATGAAGAGCTGAAACCAGGCGACTGGGTGAAACTCACCGATTCGGAAACTACGGGCCAGGTAATTGAGATCATCAAGGAGAACGTGGTAATTGCCATTGGCGATTTGCGCACCGTTGCTAAAAAGAAACGGGTGATTAAAGTATCTAAATCGTCTGTTCCCAAAGAGATCAGGCGAAATTTCAGTTCGCACACCAATGACATGGCCAGTTTTAGTCCGGAGATTGATGTGCGCGGCCAGCGCACCGAAGATGCGCTTCACGCCATTGAAAAACTGTTTGACCGTGCACTGATGATGGGCTTTAACAACCTCAAGATCATTCATGGTAAAGGCGATGGAATTTTACGCAAAATGATCAGGCAATACCTCAAAAAATATGAACAGGTTGACCGCATGGAGGATGAACATGCCGACCGTGGCGGAGATGGAATAACTTATGTATATTTGAAGTAA
- a CDS encoding YggS family pyridoxal phosphate-dependent enzyme: MSIADNIRSLKKETEADKVILLAVSKTKPVADVQEAYDAGQRLFGENIVQEMVEKYEQLPKDIEWHLIGHLQTNKVKYIAPFVSMIQSVDSLKLLHEINKHAEKAGRVIDCLLQIYIADEETKYGLGFDEAIELLRSDEFATLKNVRIRGLMGIATNTDNEKQIKEEYYELNTFFEGIKQSYFRKEESFDVLSMGMSSDYKLAIEQGSNMVRLGSTIFGGRVIKHWKNN, translated from the coding sequence ATGAGCATTGCAGATAACATCAGAAGCTTAAAAAAGGAAACGGAAGCAGATAAGGTAATATTATTGGCCGTATCAAAAACAAAACCTGTTGCAGATGTACAGGAAGCCTATGATGCCGGACAGCGCCTTTTTGGCGAAAATATAGTGCAGGAAATGGTTGAGAAGTATGAGCAACTGCCTAAAGATATCGAATGGCATTTGATTGGTCACCTGCAAACCAATAAGGTAAAGTATATAGCGCCTTTTGTAAGTATGATCCAGTCTGTTGATAGCCTGAAGCTTTTGCACGAGATCAACAAACATGCTGAAAAAGCCGGAAGGGTAATTGATTGCCTTTTGCAAATTTATATAGCCGACGAAGAAACCAAATACGGACTGGGTTTTGATGAAGCGATTGAGTTGCTGCGGTCTGATGAATTTGCTACGCTAAAGAACGTTCGTATCCGTGGCTTGATGGGTATTGCTACCAATACCGATAACGAAAAGCAGATTAAAGAAGAATATTACGAACTGAACACCTTTTTCGAGGGCATCAAACAAAGCTATTTCCGGAAGGAAGAAAGTTTTGATGTCCTGTCAATGGGTATGTCGTCGGATTATAAACTGGCTATTGAGCAGGGCAGTAATATGGTAAGGTTGGGCAGCACGATATTTGGAGGCAGGGTAATTAAGCATTGGAAGAATAATTGA
- a CDS encoding acyl-CoA thioesterase, translating into MTTEERIKEAESRIFKTVFPSDTNHYETLFGGSAMAMMDEVAFITATRFTRKKMVTVSSDRIDFNRPIPAGTIIELVGRISHIGNTSLKVLVEIYIEEMYSFVREKAITGTFTFVAIDDHKHPVSVL; encoded by the coding sequence ATGACTACTGAAGAACGAATTAAAGAAGCCGAATCACGGATATTCAAAACCGTGTTCCCGAGCGACACCAATCATTACGAAACACTTTTCGGAGGTTCGGCAATGGCCATGATGGACGAAGTAGCTTTCATTACGGCCACCCGCTTCACCCGTAAAAAAATGGTTACCGTATCATCCGACAGGATCGACTTTAACCGCCCTATCCCTGCAGGTACCATTATTGAACTTGTTGGCCGTATATCCCATATCGGCAATACCAGCCTAAAAGTCTTGGTTGAAATCTATATTGAAGAAATGTACTCCTTTGTGCGCGAAAAAGCCATCACCGGCACTTTTACCTTTGTTGCCATTGATGATCATAAGCACCCGGTAAGCGTTCTTTAA